In Brassica napus cultivar Da-Ae chromosome C2, Da-Ae, whole genome shotgun sequence, the sequence AGCTCGCCATGAGAGCCTAGCCGGAGTCAAGCTCAAAGTTGTTCGTTTATCATCTTTGTAATCATGTTTCTATTCAATAAAGGAGTTTGAGATTTGTAAACTCTATCATAATCATTCTCAAATagttatttcttaaataatcaTTCCCTAAGAGATTGCATGACTCACACTGGAGCGAGGAATACAAGGAAGGATATTGCGTTGTAAAAAAATGATACTTCCACtcaaaataatagtatagatattataCTGTTTCTTTTCTGGGTCACAAGATCCCAACAATATAAATCAACAAGCTAGGAACACTTTGCAATATAAATTACAAAGATGGTTAAGATGCATAAAGCACTTTGCAATAACAACTCTGATTACTTGCTAGGAACGAGCGCTTCAAACATACTCTAAATCAGCCTGGTTTCCACCTAAGTCAATCTCTCATTCACCTAACCAAGTTGTGAAGGTCTCAGTGGAGCATCCCAATCCCAATAATTTGTTTATCGGTAAGTCTTAAAACTACAATTATAATacatgaaaatatgttttctcttaTCGTGCTTTCCATCATAAATCTTTTGTAATATATTGTGTTCTCACTCTTTGATTTTAGTGTTCAGATTTTACTTTGTTCACGAAGCAGAACATAATTTGTGTACAAGATTCAAATACAGTAAGGCTGACTAAATCAACCCGAACCATAAACGAATTGTCCAGACTGAAACTGAATCGAAAGCCCTTCTGCACACATAGAAACAAAACAGTATTGACAATCTGGAAGATGCTATGAACATTTTCATGTCATAAAGTTGactaaaagaaaaaggaaaaactaGTAATGATACCTCATGAGTCCATGCTCAAGATTCTCTCAGCAAGCAGTAAATCATCAGGTGTTGTAAccttcaaaagaaaaatacaatgtTAGCAACCAAGagatgtaaaaaataaaataaaaagtttgattcTGTCACCATGGTAAAAAGGCTGAAGTTAATGTTATATTTACCTTGATGTTTGTGTAAGATCCTTGAGTGACATAAACAGGATGCTTGAGGTATTCAACAATCGAAACATCATCTGTTACCTCTAGACCTTCTCTGTTTCAGACATGTACACATAACAACAATCagtcttgtttgatttttttaatcacCATCTCATTATTTTCAAGGTTCACAAACCTTTTCACAAGCTCGAATCCTCTCTTCAACAGCTCGGGTTTGATCACCTATAAAGAGAAAGCATACACTGAAGTTGTTCGAAACCATAAATCtaacaaaacatttcatcttaaGTGAACCatgaaaatgatttaaaaaaaaaaaacctgtgGTGTCTGCAtttcccaaagggttttcctgtCGAGAGTCTTCACCACGAGTGAATCAGCATTGACCTGCATAGAGCAATGAAAAAAGTCTATTACCAATTTTTACGCTTTTGCCAAATAATCTAAAGAGTTTGTACCTCTTTGATTGTAGCTTTAGCAGGAACACCAAGCACGGCTGCTCCAACCGTCCATCCATCTTTAAGTACcttaagaaaacaaaaccatGAAACGAAACTCTTAATGTCTTACTACTTAGAGAAGTTTTGCTACTTGGCATAAGACAACCGGAGTATACCTTCTCGACGTCTTCAGTGTCAACCAAGGGTCTTGCTGAGTCGTGGATGCAAACAAGTTCAGCGTTCGCATCAATTTCCTGtgaaaattaaactataagCTTCACATGAACTAGAGGAATGAACACAGTATTTAGAATAGTTTATTCTGctctcaggaaaaaaaaaagaggtataAACCTGAAGTCCACTGTGAACAGAGTCTTGCCTTTCTTTACCAGGGACAGCGAATTTAAGATCAACATCAATCGATTCTTCATATTCTATAAGAAGACCACAACCAAATGCTAAGTAACATCTTTGAGAGAGAGATCTCAACCAGAAGTATAAATAGtaaaagagagagacaaaacCTTCAAAAATATCTCGGAAAAATGGATCACAAACAACTACAATCTCCTTCACTTCAGACATACGTGAAAAGGTGAAAAAGCTGCAAATAATAAGGCattaaaaaattcaacaatTACAAAGCTAAAAGTTAGATACCTTTGACATAGATTCAATAAGATAACtagttttaaagttttgatACCTGTACAAAGCAATAGGCTGACCAAGGAGTGGTATATACTGTTTTGGCATGGTCATCTGATTCACATAAAAAAACGCAGATAAACAACCAGCTCAAGCTTGAAGAAACTCAACAGAACAAACAATCAAAGTTTGAAATCTAGCCTACTTTCATTCTCTTCCCTTGACCACCAGCTAAGAGAATCACTGAGACACTCTTCTCCTTCACAACTGCATTGCTCTGATGAATAACAAAAAAGTAAATAGATTAAAATCAAAACTACAGAAAATAGCTTCAAGATTGAGTTGATTCCAAGTTTGAAACTTACATTATCAAACTCGGACGACGAAGAACATCTGACTGAATGTATAAAAGCATCTCTTCTGTAGCTTCTACTGACCCTTTTCGAAAAATCAAGTATTTGAACTGAAACAACATTCGAAACAATCAACAACCCACATATTCTGTTTGGtctgaaaacaaaacaaaagcgcATAAGAGAGATTTACCTGAGGGACGGCAGCTGAAGCCCAGACAGAGGGAGGTCGACTTGACGGAAAGATTCGGACAAAAATAAGAGGAAGAAAACGAAAATGTCGGAGAATTAAGGAAGCCAAGAGTCGTTTGAAGCATCGCCATTAACTCGCCGGAGATAAAATTAACGAGTGAGAGAAAAAgagatactccctccgttcaccggagaaattttatatatttagggCCAGCTCAAAAGGCCCAGTAGCTTAATGGGCTTTAAATGAGGCCCATAAAGACAACTCATACAAAGCAGCTCATCATAAGGGCCCAGCTAAGTAGGCCCATCTTTGAGGCTAATGGGCTTATCATAAAGTCAATACAACAACAGAGGCTAAAACTAGGTGGCGGAGATCgatcgaggaagaagaagggtgaAAATGGCGAAACCGTTGGGAACTACGGGAGAGTTTTTCAGGAGAAGGGATGAGTGGAGGAAGCACCCGATGCTTTCCAATCAGATGAGACACGCGCTCCCTGGTCTCGGGATCGGCGTTGGAGCCTTCTGCGTTTACCTCGTGGGTGAGCAGATCTATAGCAAACTCATGGCTCCTTCTCCATCGTCTCACCAGAAACAACCAGCCCCGTCTCACTGAGTGGTAAGATCGTGTTCAAAGTTTGATCCTTTCTAATCGAGATATGTATGACTTCTCTGTTAAGAATGTTGAACTAAGTATAGGGTTAAAGTGGATTACATGTTTTTTCAGTTTCAGTAGTGATTATCTTTATGAAAAAGTGTGGAAGTCAATATCTTTTAATGTGCAATTGCTATTTGGGATTGGTCTGAAAGATGGATCCGTTTCTTGGAGAATGTAGTGTGTAATAAACAAAGCTGAGTAAACACTTTCATACAGCAAGTGGTTATAGGAATAATACTGTAGTGTATGGCTCTTATATTGGAATTAAATCGATCAGCTAACTTGTCCAAAGTTTCAGCACCTTCTTTAAgtgattttcttatttaaagACTCAAACTCAACAGTTGACAGCTCCAAAACAGTTATATTAGCAGTTGTTACTTTGTTATTGATCAAGAGATATATTGATTCTTTTGAAGCATTTATCTATTTCATGACTTTAGTTTTTGCGTGTATTATCAAATCTGAGCAACACTTTCAGAATTCAGATCAATACAAGTATCTGTGTTAATTGTtgtatgtagtttttttttccagtgtCTGCGTTTGTCTTTTGAGCCATTCACATGTCACTTCGCTTTATACTAAGTGGCATTTGATCTCATCTTCTTCTGTAATGACATTTTGTGTTTGGCTCTGAATCTTTTGAGTAAAAAGGATTGTAAACTAAAGGAGATTTGCTCATCTTGTTGCAGATTGTTTCGATCATGATGAAACCGCAGCAGATAAAGAGCTGAGGGATTCAAAATTTGCCATTTTTCTTGGTTTATCTCAATAAGATGTTGATGAAAGACAAAACTTGTATGACATTCTGCTATGTGATCTTGTTATGTGTTGTCGTTTTGATTAATAAGAGTTCTAAatcaaatctatactatataaaagttgaggctataaaCCTTCCACATTTAAACGATCAGTCATATTATGAAacatcatatttttaatttgctATACTAAAACTGtcaatattaccaaaaaaatcaaattataaaaatgtcaatatccaaaaaattgtttatttcaaattataatataaatcaatatcaaataaagtaaatttacaaaaatataatactgtattaagttaacataatgtttaatagttttttcaaaaattaaaaaaaaaaaaataaccaaaaaaataattaatttaaaaatacaagactttcaaacagttataattatataaatctaaatttaaactcataattttcaaagtttaggttacatactattgaaaatattcagaaataacatataatatatataagttgatattataaatcattgagaatatccacatattattttaaagcaccaaaaatctaccaattcattttttaaatctgctatttccaaaaatgttaatattacaaaagaaaattatttcaaaaataaaatctatatctatactatataaaatttgaGGTCATAAGCCATTGGGAGTGTCCACATAGGATTTATATTATCTTGCaaagattatttaatattaattaaagttcatcaaaatatttgttgcgattaaattttaaatctaaatattatactattacatatatatatataacaatcacacattaattataaagtttttctGAATATAAAGCAAAATTAGATATTATACAGATAGCTTAATCGTTtatgttattcaaataaaatatgtataaatttttgataaaaatattataatttattaacgGTTTACATAAATTGaataatctacataatatttttaaatataatttaatatttcaaaaactatgaatgtgtttataaacataattatttcatctataaatacaaataactaAATAGCTAACAACatgatataattataaataaatataaatattaaaatcaataaatcatattttaaataaaaaagttatataaatcAGTTAAATTGTTAGCTTCAAAGTTAttacaaaactaaacaaaactaaacaaaCCACGCCTCTTTTCGATCGAAATTGGAGTTGTCTATGAAAATTGGCCTAACAGGATCAGCCATCATACTTGATTATTTGGGCCggagtaatatttttttaataacaatactaaataaacaaaaatctattCACTAAAGAAACTTTGAGATTAATACTTTTCGTggagtgttttgttttttctttgtgaaaggTTGGTATATGTAAAGTTTCGATAAGTATATAACTTATTACTATCAAAAATCACATGTAAACTGAGTGATGGATGGATCATTGCCGTATAaccaaaaatacaatattttttataaaagtaatattttatatattaaaacagaaatcataGCCTTGAttgatgtgtgatttttttaaaaaatggacctacTGAACCTAGTTAtataaagtcatgttacatttaatctctaatcttttcattgaaatttttgacctaccaaaaatttatattggactatcaataattggatttaaacaataaatgattcattggatttatagatagtataaattaaatagatataatttaatgttccAATACTATATattcatatgttaaatatttaaatatttgtcaatgttaacttttaaaattttaaaaaaaatttagatgacaaaaatcatattatctaacaatgattaatctttactaccttaaaccaatga encodes:
- the LOC106380673 gene encoding NADH dehydrogenase [ubiquinone] 1 beta subcomplex subunit 3-A: MAKPLGTTGEFFRRRDEWRKHPMLSNQMRHALPGLGIGVGAFCVYLVGEQIYSKLMAPSPSSHQKQPAPSH
- the LOC106380674 gene encoding 2-C-methyl-D-erythritol 4-phosphate cytidylyltransferase, chloroplastic-like — protein: MAMLQTTLGFLNSPTFSFSSSYFCPNLSVKSTSLCLGFSCRPSVQILDFSKRVSRSYRRDAFIHSVRCSSSSEFDNSNAVVKEKSVSVILLAGGQGKRMKMTMPKQYIPLLGQPIALYSFFTFSRMSEVKEIVVVCDPFFRDIFEEYEESIDVDLKFAVPGKERQDSVHSGLQEIDANAELVCIHDSARPLVDTEDVEKVLKDGWTVGAAVLGVPAKATIKEVNADSLVVKTLDRKTLWEMQTPQVIKPELLKRGFELVKREGLEVTDDVSIVEYLKHPVYVTQGSYTNIKVTTPDDLLLAERILSMDS